A single genomic interval of Daucus carota subsp. sativus chromosome 1, DH1 v3.0, whole genome shotgun sequence harbors:
- the LOC135146733 gene encoding pentatricopeptide repeat-containing protein At3g53360, mitochondrial-like, whose translation MGLFCDSYTPSCLISACVSFQENVVAHCVFLKLGFFCNVFFVSGLIENYCRLGFVREGERCFEECAVVDCVVWTAMINGFVVNGWFSEAREIFLKMRWLGLEINEFCLSGMLGGLFDVVEGEQIHGFLVKMGILCGCSSHVNNALMNMYSRFGYRVCAVKVFDENPRPDVVSWSGRINAAYDGLEAYSLFKMCVDRGLEINEFCITNTLSVVGGADVLGWGKQIHGLCCKDGYLTESSVCGALIFMYGKCGEMSDAERLFDEMVFQDSVSWNALISCYAENGLQDQAIALFSEMQKFRVEINKYTLASVLRAASRSDSSKQAMQIHSIIVKLGFVSDESMQTCLMTTYGKCNAITESKRLFSEIDRVNTVHLNAMLSTCIHAGCHADVLEFFQARWSQCLAVDHVTFTVLFKACGFLTNLDHGKTIHSLILKLGMDKNIFIKSAVIDAYCKCGSINDAEKALRDKDQHNLAAWNAMMMGYAQCGRYHEVCNLLSTMSECGVQPDEISYLSVLSSCCHAGLVNEAKYHLSSMFDLHGVVPCLEHYACVVDVLGRVGLLEEAERTISQMSIVPDAQIWQILLSACHVHGNIDLGQVAARKLLELQPENDSVYVLLSNLYASAGMWNVVSKLRRRMKAKIVDKEPGSSWTQVKGAIHYFFAADASHPECKEIYFNLQLLSNQMAEIPDEKEDGISCYADIE comes from the coding sequence ATGGGTCTTTTTTGTGATTCTTACACACCCAGTTGCTTGATTAGTGCTTGTGTGAGTTTTCAAGAAAATGTGGTGGCTCATTGTGTGTTcttgaaattagggtttttttGTAATGTGTTTTTTGTTAGTGGGCTAATTGAGAATTACTGTAGATTAGGGTTTgtgagagagggggagaggtgTTTTGAGGAGTGTGCGGTGGTTGATTGTGTTGTTTGGACTGCTATGATTAATGGGTTTGTTGTGAATGGGTGGTTTAGTGAGGCTAGGGAGATTTTCTTGAAAATGAGATGGTTAGGGTTGGAAATTAATGAGTTCTGTTTGAGTGGTATGCTTGGTGGGTTGTTTGAtgttgttgagggggagcaaaTTCATGGGTTTTTAGTGAAGATGGGAATTTTATGTGGGTGTTCAAGTCATGTTAATAATGCACTTATGAATATGTATAGTAGGTTTGGGTATAGGGTATGTGCAgttaaggtgtttgatgaaaatcCGAGACCGGATGTGGTTTCGTGGTCGGGGAGGATTAATGCTGCTTATGATGGACTGGAGGCTTATAGTTTGTTTAAAATGTGTGTTGATAGAGGTTTGGAGATTAATGAGTTTTGTATTACTAATACTTTGTCAGTGGTGGGAGGAGCGGATGTGTTAGGATGGGGAAAACAAATTCATGGTCTTTGTTGCAAGGATGGGTATTTGACTGAGTCATCTGTTTGTGGTGCTTTGATATTTATGTATGGGAAGTGTGGGGAAATGAGTGATGCTGAACGGTTGTTTGACGAAATGGTGTTTCAAGACTCTGTTTCTTGGAATGCTTTGATAAGTTGTTATGCTGAAAATGGACTTCAAGATCAAGCTATTGCACTGTTTTCTGAAATGCAAAAGTTTCGAGTAGAGATTAATAAATATACTCTTGCCAGTGTTCTTAGAGCAGCATCGCGTTCTGATTCCTCAAAGCAGGCAATGCAAATCCATTCAATCATAGTCAAGCTTGGCTTCGTGTCAGATGAATCCATGCAGACCTGTTTAATGACAACGTATGGGAAATGCAATGCTATTACTGAATCAAAAAGGCTGTTTTCTGAGATTGATCGTGTGAATACTGTACATCTCAATGCAATGTTAAGCACATGTATTCATGCTGGCTGCCATGCTGATGTGCTGGAATTTTTCCAAGCGAGATGGAGCCAGTGCTTGGCAGTTGATCATGTGACTTTTACTGTGCTTTTTAAAGCTTGTGgctttttgacaaatttagatCATGGGAAAACTATCCATTCTCTGATTCTGAAATTGGGCAtggataagaatatatttattaagagtGCTGTTATAGATGCTTATTGCAAGTGTGGAAGTATAAATGATGCAGAGAAGGCTCTTAGAGATAAAGATCAACACAATTTAGCAGCTTGGAATGCTATGATGATGGGATATGCTCAATGTGGCAGATATCACGAAGTTTGCAATTTATTAAGCACAATGTCTGAATGTGGGGTGCAACCCGATGAGATAAGTTACCTTAGTGTTCTTAGTTCCTGTTGTCATGCAGGACTGGTGAATGAAGCAAAATATCACTTGAGTTCCATGTTCGATCTTCATGGAGTGGTCCCATGTTTAGAACACTATGCTTGTGTAGTTGACGTTCTGGGTCGAGTTGGTCTGCTTGAAGAGGCAGAAAGGACTATTTCTCAAATGTCTATTGTCCCTGATGCCCAAATATGGCAAATTCTTCTATCAGCATGCCATGTTCACGGAAACATTGATCTAGGACAAGTTGCGGCAAGGAAACTTCTTGAGCTGCAGCCTGAAAATGACTCTGTTTATGTTCTTCTCTCCAATCTCTATGCTTCTGCTGGCATGTGGAATGTTGTTAGTAAATTGAGAAGGAGAATGAAGGCAAAAATAGTGGACAAGGAACCTGGTTCGAGTTGGACTCAGGTTAAAGGGGCCATTCATTACTTTTTTGCTGCTGATGCATCTCATCCTGAGTGTAAGGAAATTTATTTCAATCTGCAACTTTTGAGTAATCAGATGGCGGAAATACCTGAtgaaaaggaagatggcataaGTTGCTATGCAGACattgaataa
- the LOC108211852 gene encoding uncharacterized protein LOC108211852 — MKITMKDSERMIWDQIKSPPGNARALPKLMLCLVLIVSATCVVFTVKFAANSPSCGGEKLYNSVQRSLSGQDVSRFLSQNKTLLVKPPEKTELKHIVFGIAASAKLWEKRKNYIKLWWRGEKMRGIVWLDSHVDSKKDEALSLPEVRISGKTDQFAYKHPKGHRSAIRISRIVSETLKLGMQNVRWFVMGDDDTFFLTENLVRVLNKYDHNQYYYIGSLSESHLQNIYFSYGMAYGGGGFAISYPLAKALEKMQDKCIQRYPNLYGSDERIQACMAELGVPLTKELGFHQYDVYGNLFGLLAAHPVTPLVSLHHLDVVEPIFPNATRVEALQRLMIPMKLDSAGLIQQSICYETKKTWTISVSWGFAVQIFRGVLSPREVEMPSRTFLNWYKRADYTGYAFNTRPVARIPCQKPFVFYLSMARLNSTTNETVSVYNRHQVPHPDCKWRKMVSPANIDKIVVYKRPDLHLWDRSPRRNCCRILESKRKSLVLDVGVCREGEIAEI, encoded by the exons ATGAAAATTACTATGAAAGATTCAGAAAGAATGATATGGGATCAGATCAAAAGCCCCCCAGGAAATGCAAGAGCTTTACCAAAACTAATGCTTTGCCTGGTCTTGATTGTTTCTGCAACTTGTGTAGTGTTTACTGTCAAGTTTGCTGCAAATTCCCCTTCTTGTGGTGGTGAAAAATTGTACAATTCAGTTCAAAGGAGCCTCTCTGGTCAAGATGTATCAAGGTTTTTGAGTCAGAACAAAACCCTTTTGGTTAAACCCCCAGAAAAAACTGAGCTCAAACACATTGTTTTTGGCATTGCAGCTTCAGCTAAGCTGTGGGAGAAGAGAAAGAATTACATTAAGTTATGGTGGAGAGGTGAAAAAATGAGAGGGATTGTTTGGTTAGATAGTCATGTTGATTCGAAGAAAGATGAGGCCTTGAGCTTGCCTGAGGTGAGGATCTCAGGCAAGACGGATCAATTCGCCTATAAGCACCCGAAGGGGCATAGGTCTGCTATTCGAATTTCAAGGATTGTATCAGAGACTTTGAAGCTGGGAATGCAGAATGTGAGGTGGTTTGTGATGGGAGATGATGATACATTTTTCTTGACAGAAAATTTAGTGAGGGTTTTGAATAAGTATGATCATAATCAGTATTATTACATTGGGAGCTTATCCGAGAGTCATTTgcagaatatttatttttcgtATGGAATGGCTTATGGAGGGGGAGGTTTCGCAATTAGTTACCCATTGGCAAAAGCTCTGGAGAAAATGCAAGATAAGTGCATTCAGAGATATCCCAATTTGTATGGTTCTGATGAGAGAATTCAGGCTTGTATGGCTGAACTCGGTGTTCCACTTACTAAAGAACTCGGATTTCATCAG TATGATGTTTACGGGAACTTATTTGGTCTTCTTGCTGCACACCCTGTGACGCCTTTAGTGTCGTTGCATCACCTTGACGTGGTGGAGCCTATATTCCCAAACGCGACTCGGGTTGAAGCCTTACAACGGCTGATGATTCCAATGAAGCTTGATTCAGCAGGTCTCATACAACAATCCATTTGTTATGAAACGAAAAAGACTTGGACCATTTCTGTGTCCTGGGGTTTTGCTGTTCAAATCTTTCGTGGAGTCTTGTCTCCTCGCGAGGTAGAAATGCCTTCTAGGACATTTTTGAATTGGTATAAGCGAGCAGATTACACTGGTTATGCTTTCAACACACGTCCAGTTGCACGAATCCCTTGCCAGAAGCCCTTCGTGTTTTACTTGTCAATGGCCAGATTAAATTCCACCACCAATGAAACAGTGAGCGTATATAATCGTCATCAAGTTCCTCATCCTGATTGCAAATGGAGGAAGATGGTATCTCCTGCAAACATCGACAAAATAGTGGTTTACAAGAGACCTGATCTGCATCTATGGGATAGG TCTCCAAGGAGAAACTGTTGCCGGATTTTAGAGTCGAAAAGAAAAAGCCTGGTGTTGGATGTTGGTGTTTGCAGGGAAGGCGAGATTGCTGAAATATAA